A genomic stretch from Tenrec ecaudatus isolate mTenEca1 chromosome 17, mTenEca1.hap1, whole genome shotgun sequence includes:
- the SLC1A4 gene encoding neutral amino acid transporter A, with translation MEKGSETNGYLDGAQPRRGGPGEAAGRGKCCAFFRRNALVLFTVTGVLAGAGLGAGLRGFELNRTQISYLAFPGEMLLRMLRMIILPLVVCSLVSGAASLDASSLGRLGGIAVAYFGLTTLGASALAVALAFIIQPGSGAQTLQSSDLGLDESGPPPVPKETVDSFLDLARNLFPSNLVVAAFQTYATDYKMVKYNTSLGNVTIEKIPIATEIKGMNILGLVLFALMLGVALKKLGSEGEELIRFFNAFNEATMVLVSWIMWYVPVGIMFLVGSKIVEMKDIVVLVTSLGKYIFASILGHFIHGGIVLPLIYFLFTRKNPFRFLLGLLTPFATAFATCSSSATLPSMMKCIEVNNGVDKRISRFILPIGATVNMDGAAIFQCVATVFIAQLNNVQLNAGQIFTILVTATASSVGAAGVPAGGVLTIAIILEAIGLPTQDLSLILAVDWIVDRTTTVVNVEGDALGAGILHHLNQKAVQQAEQGLCEVKVEAVPNSKSEEETSPLMAHHNPAGPAPGAPELESKESVL, from the exons ATGGAGAAGGGCAGCGAAACCAACGGCTACCTGGACGGCGCCCAGCCGCGACGCGGGGGCCCCGGGGAGGCGGCGGGACGCGGGAAGTGCTGCGCCTTTTTCCGGCGCAACGCGCTCGTGCTGTTCACCGTGACTGGGGTGCTGGCCGGCGCGGGACTGGGCGCCGGGCTGCGCGGGTTCGAACTCAACCGCACGCAGATCTCCTATCTGGCCTTCCCGGGCGAGATGCTGCTCCGCATGCTGCGCATGATCATCTTGCCGCTGGTGGTCTGCAGCCTGGTGTCGGGCGCCGCCTCCCTGGACGCCAGCTCCCTCGGGCGCCTGGGCGGCATCGCCGTCGCCTACTTCGGCCTCACCACGCTGGGGGCCTCGGCGCTCGCGGTCGCTTTGGCGTTCATCATCCAGCCGGGGTCCGGCGCGCAGACTCTTCAGTCTAGTGATCTGGGGCTAGATGAGTCGGGGCCTCCTCCTGTTCCCAAAGAGACGGTGGACTCTTTCCTTGACCTAGCCAg AAACCTGTTTCCTTCGAATCTAGTGGTGGCCGCTTTCCAAACG TACGCAACCGATTACAAAATGGTGAAGTACAACACCAGCTTGGGAAATGTCACCATTGAAAAG ATCCCCATTGCCACCGAGATCAAAGGGATGAACATTTTGGGCTTGGTCCTTTTTGCCCTGATGTTAGGGGTGGCCCTGAAGAAACTGGGGTCCGAAGGAGAAGAGCTCATCCGTTTCTTCAACGCCTTCAACGAGGCCACCATGGTGCTGGTCTCCTGGATCATGTG GTACGTGCCCGTGGGCATCATGTTCCTGGTTGGGAGCAAGATTGTGGAAATGAAAGACATTGTCGTGCTGGTGACCAGCCTGGGAAAATACATCTTTGCGTCAATCCTGGGCCATTTCATTCACGGAGGGATCGTCCTGCCCCTTATTTACTTCCTGTTTACCCGAAAAAACCCCTTCCGCTTCCTGCTAGGCCTCCTCACGCCGTTTGCCACCGCCTTTGCTACCTGTTCCAG CTCGGCTACCCTCCCCTCCATGATGAAGTGCATCGAGGTAAACAACGGTGTCGACAAGCGCATCAGCAGGTTCATCCTCCCCATCGGGGCCACCGTGAACATGGACGGGGCCGCCATCTTTCAGTGCGTGGCCACGGTGTTCATCGCCCAGCTGAACAACGTGCAACTCAACGCCGGGCAGATCTTCACCATCCT AGTGACCGCCACAGCGTCCAGTGTTGGGGCAGCAGGCGTGCCCGCTGGAGGGGTCCTCACCATCGCCATTATCCTGGAGGCCATCGGGCTGCCCACGCAGGACCTCTCTCTGATCCTGGCCGTGGACTGGATTGT GGACCGCACCACCACCGTGGTGAACGTGGAAGGGGACGCCCTGGGCGCGGGCATTCTCCACCACCTGAACCAGAAGGCCGTGCAGCAGGCGGAGCAGGGGCTGTGCGAGGTGAAGGTGGAAGCCGTGCCCAACAGCAAGTCGGAGGAGGAGACCTCTCCGCTGATGGCACACCACAACCCTGCCGGCCCTGCGCCCGGTGCCCCCGAACTGGAGTCCAAGGAGTCGGTCCTGTGA